Proteins encoded by one window of Mesorhizobium sp. INR15:
- a CDS encoding histidine phosphatase family protein: MSRLYLLRHAKAGWALPGIRDFDRPLDASGRTDAEMMGAAMRDRGYVPDLTLCSNAKRAKETLEGVAGQTDTGRVLFFDTLYSEDAAGYLATIRNNGGTGSLLVIGHNPMTEDLAMAISGDGEQTAKAMLNHGFPTSGLAVVRFDDDLAHAAQGAGYLEAFLTPADL; the protein is encoded by the coding sequence GTGAGCAGACTTTATCTGTTGAGGCATGCCAAGGCCGGATGGGCACTGCCCGGTATCCGTGATTTTGATCGCCCGCTGGATGCCTCGGGCCGCACCGACGCCGAGATGATGGGCGCGGCCATGCGCGACAGGGGCTATGTTCCCGACCTCACTCTTTGCTCCAATGCAAAGCGCGCGAAGGAAACCCTTGAGGGTGTGGCGGGCCAGACGGACACTGGCCGTGTGCTGTTCTTCGACACGCTCTACAGCGAGGATGCCGCCGGCTATCTGGCCACTATCCGCAACAATGGCGGAACCGGATCATTGCTGGTCATCGGCCACAACCCGATGACGGAAGATCTGGCCATGGCGATTTCAGGCGATGGTGAACAGACAGCCAAGGCGATGCTGAACCACGGCTTCCCAACCTCCGGACTTGCAGTCGTCCGCTTCGACGACGATCTGGCACATGCGGCCCAGGGCGCGGGCTATCTCGAAGCTTTCCTGACCCCAGCCGATCTTTGA
- the dksA gene encoding RNA polymerase-binding protein DksA has translation MNDIVTADYVPSEDEPFMNERQKSYFRLKLVTWKNDILREARETLEILQQENANHPDLADRASSETDRAIELRARDRQRKLISKIDSALQRIDEGTYGYCEETGEPIALKRLDARPIATLSIEAQERHERREKVYRDD, from the coding sequence ATGAACGACATCGTTACCGCCGATTACGTACCCTCCGAAGACGAGCCGTTTATGAATGAACGGCAGAAATCATACTTCCGCCTGAAGCTCGTCACCTGGAAGAATGACATATTGCGCGAAGCGCGCGAAACGCTCGAAATCCTGCAGCAGGAAAACGCCAACCATCCCGATCTGGCTGATCGTGCATCGTCTGAAACCGACCGCGCCATCGAACTGCGCGCCCGTGATCGTCAGCGCAAGCTCATTTCCAAGATCGATTCGGCGCTGCAGCGCATCGACGAAGGCACTTACGGCTATTGCGAGGAAACCGGTGAGCCGATCGCGTTGAAGCGGCTTGACGCACGTCCGATCGCGACCTTGTCGATCGAAGCGCAAGAGCGCCACGAACGCCGCGAAAAAGTCTATCGCGACGACTGA
- a CDS encoding flagellar biosynthetic protein FliO: protein MQWLDSVAGPGYAAALLWTFAALVLLVIVLVIIKLVRNLTFGTFVAGGRNRKTRLAVMDATAVDSHRRLVLVRRDDIEHLILIGGPTDVVVERDIRLSASRRPALTGDSGLQPVPAPKPRPPQAPAAAPARQAPAPQPVNAAPPPARPRQVTSAPAPAPKPATQSYQSTNVTPLPAYGSANANVVRHAPPPPARQDSIDDTLMKELEVSFEQPRAASPVSKPAPKAPPSLDDEMTKLLGELSSQKR from the coding sequence ATGCAATGGCTGGATAGCGTGGCGGGTCCCGGATATGCTGCGGCGCTGCTGTGGACGTTTGCAGCGCTTGTCCTGCTGGTCATCGTTCTCGTCATCATCAAGCTTGTCCGCAATCTGACATTTGGAACCTTTGTCGCCGGCGGCAGGAACCGCAAGACGCGGCTGGCAGTCATGGACGCGACCGCCGTCGACAGCCATCGCCGGCTGGTGCTGGTGCGCCGCGACGACATCGAGCACCTGATTTTGATTGGCGGACCGACCGACGTGGTCGTCGAACGCGACATCAGGCTTTCAGCGTCACGCCGCCCGGCCCTGACCGGCGACAGCGGCCTGCAACCAGTTCCCGCGCCAAAGCCGCGGCCGCCTCAGGCTCCGGCTGCCGCCCCGGCGAGACAAGCACCTGCTCCACAGCCTGTGAATGCGGCGCCGCCCCCTGCTCGCCCCCGTCAGGTGACATCCGCGCCCGCGCCGGCACCAAAACCGGCAACACAGAGCTACCAGTCAACGAACGTTACCCCATTGCCCGCCTATGGATCCGCGAACGCCAACGTCGTTCGCCATGCGCCTCCGCCGCCGGCAAGGCAGGATTCCATCGATGATACGCTGATGAAGGAGCTGGAAGTCTCCTTCGAACAGCCGCGCGCGGCAAGCCCCGTGAGCAAGCCTGCGCCAAAGGCACCGCCGTCACTGGACGACGAAATGACCAAGCTGCTGGGCGAACTCTCGAGCCAGAAGAGATAG
- the cckA gene encoding cell cycle histidine kinase CckA, producing MAKETRGDFYPVPIVDQNTRPGAVARLIIFIVVLTGAAIVFGLFRERLGDPFLLGMLGVLAMIGVGFLFATAIGFVQVAPRSTGDELSKAFVDSMSQGLLVTDTKGRVIYANRAYAEMTGAATATDLKTVEGLLSDVPEASVTIYRLASGLRDGQPGDGEFRLAQSIRPGAEPGARWYRARARAFNIPGQRLPMLAWQLADISQERAEQERFFLDLQKAIDHLDHAPAGFFSADQEGRVTYINATLAEWLGIDLASFTPGAVALPDIVAGDGMALVRSVKADPGTTRNAVIDLDLTKMTGEALPVRFMHRVSASREGLNGPTRTIVLNRTQGEDASADLRASEVRFTRFFNSTPMAIAGVDHEGRILRTNAPFLSLFSSVVDRDAVDRRVRLDTVIHDRDRPAFAAAFEKARQRQADIEPIDTLLPGNDERHIRFYVNAVADGTGGEGAEESAIVYAVETTEQKALEGQMAQSQKMQAVGQLAGGIAHDFNNVLTAIIMASDLLLTNHRPSDPSFPDIMNIKQNANRAASLVRQLLAFSRKQTLRPEVLNLTDVLADIRMLLARLVGNDIKLKVDHGRDLWPVKVDIGQFEQVVVNLAVNARDAMPSGGDLTVRTRNVTAEECKTFSYRELTPADYVVVEVEDTGSGITPEVLKKIFEPFFTTKEVGKGTGLGLSMVYGIIKQTGGFIFCDSEVGKGTVFRIFLPRHIAEAKKAGEPGEMPAVPAKVADVAKDLSGSATVLLVEDEDAVRMGGMRALTSRGYTVHEASSGVEALEVFEALGGKVDIVVSDVVMPEMDGPTLLGELRKRQPDIKFVFVSGYAEDAFARNLPADAHFGFLPKPFSLKQLATIVKDVLES from the coding sequence ATGGCCAAGGAAACGCGCGGCGATTTCTACCCAGTACCTATCGTCGACCAGAATACGCGACCTGGAGCGGTTGCCCGGCTCATCATCTTCATCGTCGTCCTGACAGGCGCGGCCATTGTTTTCGGCCTGTTTCGTGAGCGCCTCGGCGATCCGTTCCTGCTTGGAATGCTCGGCGTCCTGGCCATGATCGGCGTTGGCTTCCTGTTTGCCACGGCGATCGGTTTCGTGCAGGTCGCGCCACGCTCTACCGGCGACGAATTGTCAAAGGCGTTCGTTGATTCGATGTCGCAGGGGCTTCTCGTCACGGACACCAAGGGCCGTGTCATCTACGCCAATCGGGCTTATGCCGAGATGACGGGGGCCGCGACGGCGACTGATCTGAAAACGGTCGAGGGGCTGCTTTCCGACGTTCCCGAGGCTTCGGTGACCATTTACCGGCTGGCGTCGGGTTTGCGCGACGGCCAGCCGGGCGACGGCGAGTTCCGGCTCGCGCAATCGATACGGCCCGGCGCCGAGCCAGGCGCCCGCTGGTATCGGGCGCGCGCCCGCGCCTTCAATATTCCCGGGCAGCGACTGCCCATGCTTGCCTGGCAGCTTGCCGACATCTCGCAGGAGCGGGCCGAGCAGGAACGGTTCTTTCTTGATCTGCAAAAGGCCATCGACCATCTCGACCACGCGCCGGCCGGGTTCTTCTCCGCCGACCAGGAAGGCCGCGTCACCTATATCAATGCGACACTCGCGGAATGGCTGGGCATCGACCTTGCCAGTTTCACGCCCGGTGCGGTCGCGCTGCCGGACATCGTTGCCGGCGACGGCATGGCGCTGGTACGTTCTGTCAAGGCCGACCCCGGCACGACGCGCAACGCGGTCATCGATCTCGACCTGACAAAGATGACCGGCGAGGCACTGCCGGTACGCTTCATGCACCGCGTTTCGGCCAGCCGCGAAGGGCTCAACGGCCCGACGCGCACGATCGTGCTGAACCGGACCCAGGGCGAAGACGCTTCCGCCGATCTGCGCGCTTCGGAAGTGCGCTTCACCCGCTTCTTCAATTCGACGCCGATGGCGATTGCCGGCGTTGACCATGAAGGCCGCATTCTGCGCACCAATGCGCCGTTCCTGTCGCTGTTCTCTTCCGTCGTGGATAGGGATGCCGTCGATCGCCGCGTGCGGCTCGACACAGTCATCCACGACCGCGACCGGCCGGCCTTTGCCGCTGCTTTCGAAAAGGCACGGCAACGGCAGGCCGATATCGAGCCGATCGACACGCTGCTGCCCGGCAATGACGAGCGGCACATACGCTTCTACGTCAATGCGGTCGCCGATGGCACCGGCGGCGAAGGCGCTGAAGAGTCGGCCATTGTCTATGCCGTCGAGACAACCGAGCAGAAGGCTCTCGAGGGGCAGATGGCGCAGAGCCAGAAGATGCAGGCAGTCGGCCAGCTTGCAGGCGGCATTGCGCATGACTTTAACAATGTGCTGACCGCCATCATCATGGCGTCGGACCTGCTGTTGACCAATCACCGCCCGTCGGATCCGTCTTTCCCGGACATCATGAACATCAAGCAGAACGCCAATCGGGCGGCTTCGCTGGTGCGGCAGTTGCTGGCCTTCTCGCGCAAGCAGACGCTGCGGCCCGAAGTGCTCAACCTGACCGATGTGCTCGCCGATATCAGAATGCTGCTGGCTCGCCTTGTCGGCAACGATATCAAATTGAAAGTCGACCATGGCCGCGACCTGTGGCCGGTCAAGGTCGATATCGGCCAGTTCGAACAGGTCGTGGTCAATCTGGCGGTCAATGCACGCGATGCGATGCCGTCGGGGGGCGATCTCACTGTGCGCACCCGCAACGTGACGGCGGAAGAGTGCAAGACCTTCTCCTATCGCGAATTGACCCCGGCCGACTATGTCGTGGTCGAAGTCGAGGATACGGGCAGCGGCATCACGCCCGAGGTGCTGAAGAAGATCTTCGAGCCCTTCTTCACCACCAAGGAAGTCGGCAAGGGCACCGGCCTTGGCCTTTCCATGGTCTACGGCATTATCAAGCAGACCGGCGGCTTCATCTTCTGCGATTCCGAAGTCGGCAAAGGCACGGTTTTCCGCATCTTCCTGCCTCGCCACATCGCGGAAGCGAAAAAGGCCGGCGAACCCGGCGAAATGCCCGCGGTGCCGGCCAAGGTCGCCGATGTGGCCAAGGATCTGTCGGGATCGGCGACGGTCCTGCTCGTCGAGGACGAGGATGCGGTGCGCATGGGCGGCATGCGGGCGCTGACCTCGCGTGGCTATACCGTGCATGAAGCGTCGTCGGGCGTCGAGGCGCTGGAAGTGTTCGAGGCTTTGGGCGGCAAGGTGGACATCGTCGTCTCCGACGTGGTGATGCCCGAAATGGACGGCCCGACGCTGCTAGGTGAATTGCGCAAACGGCAGCCGGATATCAAGTTCGTCTTCGTGTCCGGTTATGCCGAAGACGCATTCGCCAGAAACCTGCCGGCGGATGCGCATTTCGGCTTCCTGCCGAAACCGTTCTCGCTCAAGCAGCTGGCAACGATCGTCAAGGATGTGCTGGAGTCTTAG
- a CDS encoding ribbon-helix-helix domain-containing protein: MCRVFAGQDPEGYRQINRSIRIDGHSTSIQLEATFWELLDEIADNQNLTTPKFISKLYDEAIEINGAIPNFASMLRTTCALYLRGHRPGMEEPAVPKQRAAA, translated from the coding sequence ATGTGCAGGGTGTTTGCGGGCCAGGACCCCGAAGGCTATCGCCAGATCAACCGGTCGATCCGCATTGACGGACATTCGACCAGCATCCAGCTGGAAGCGACCTTCTGGGAATTGCTGGATGAAATCGCCGACAACCAGAACCTGACGACACCAAAATTCATCTCGAAGCTTTATGATGAAGCCATCGAGATCAACGGCGCGATCCCGAACTTCGCCTCCATGCTGCGCACAACTTGCGCGCTCTATCTGCGCGGCCATCGGCCGGGCATGGAAGAACCGGCCGTGCCAAAACAGCGGGCGGCGGCCTGA
- a CDS encoding VOC family protein: MAKAIHSMIRVLDETRSVRFYQAAFGLEIADRLDFDTFTLIYLSNAETGFELELTVNKDRQEPYAVGDGYGHLAVSVIDLDGEHDRLGALGLNPRKIVEFNRDGTLIARFFFIEDPDGYKIEVLQRGGRFQ; encoded by the coding sequence TTGGCAAAGGCGATCCATTCGATGATCCGGGTTCTCGACGAGACCCGATCCGTCCGTTTCTATCAAGCTGCATTCGGGCTCGAAATCGCCGACAGGCTGGACTTCGACACATTCACGCTCATCTATCTCAGCAATGCCGAGACCGGGTTCGAACTCGAACTGACCGTCAACAAGGACCGGCAGGAGCCCTATGCGGTCGGTGACGGCTATGGCCACCTCGCGGTGTCGGTCATCGATCTTGACGGTGAGCATGATCGCCTCGGCGCGCTTGGCCTCAACCCCAGGAAGATTGTCGAGTTCAACCGCGACGGAACGTTGATCGCCCGCTTCTTCTTCATCGAGGACCCCGACGGCTACAAGATCGAGGTCCTGCAACGGGGAGGACGGTTTCAATAG
- a CDS encoding gluconate 2-dehydrogenase subunit 3 family protein, with translation MVTIYDRKPIQDRKPIHDRKPGLSRRELLRRGGIGALLVISGSAVISPEHAWGLEASALKPETMATLIQMARDIYPHDQVPDKYYAIAVKGHDDKAGKDAAYKTMIEEGIADLDKKSGETGYRGLGWEDQRVAVLKQIEQAPFFQAIRGGLVVGLYNQKEVWPIFGYEGEAYSKGGYIARGFDDIEWL, from the coding sequence ATGGTCACGATCTATGACAGGAAGCCGATCCAAGACAGGAAGCCGATCCATGACAGGAAGCCTGGGCTCTCGCGCCGCGAACTTCTCAGACGCGGTGGCATCGGCGCATTGCTCGTCATCTCCGGCAGTGCGGTCATCAGCCCGGAACACGCCTGGGGCCTCGAAGCCTCCGCACTCAAACCGGAAACAATGGCGACGCTGATCCAGATGGCGCGCGACATCTACCCGCACGATCAGGTCCCCGACAAATATTATGCGATCGCGGTCAAGGGCCATGACGATAAGGCCGGCAAGGACGCCGCCTACAAGACCATGATCGAAGAGGGCATCGCCGATCTCGACAAGAAGTCGGGCGAGACGGGGTATCGGGGTCTCGGCTGGGAGGACCAGCGTGTCGCGGTGCTCAAGCAGATCGAGCAGGCGCCCTTCTTCCAGGCGATCCGGGGCGGACTGGTCGTCGGCCTCTACAACCAGAAAGAGGTCTGGCCGATCTTCGGCTACGAGGGCGAAGCCTATTCCAAGGGCGGCTACATCGCGCGCGGTTTCGACGACATCGAATGGCTTTGA
- a CDS encoding GMC family oxidoreductase: MAAPFDLKNDGVVVIIGSGAGGGTLGNELAQKGIDVVILEAGARHEFEDFINDEWDSFSQLAWTDKRTTSGDWRVAKDFPNLPAWIVKSVGGSTTHWAGASLRIQEHEFKTLTNYGKLEGANLLDWPITLADLEPYYAKAEDKMGVTRTNNIPGLPGNNNFKVMKAGADKLGYKECHTGRMAINSEPRDDRNSCQQTGFCFQGCKWGAKWSTLYTEIPKGEATGHLEVRPNAMVIKINHDDSGKVTGVVYADKDGKLQEQKARIVAVAGNSIESPRLLLNSASSKFPDGLANSSGQVGKNYMRHTTGSVYAIFDKPVHMYRGTTMAGIIRDEARHDPSRGFVGGYEFETLSLGLPFMAAFLDPGGWGRSFTTALDHYDHMAGLWIVGEDMPREENRITLHADMKDDHGMPIADVHFDDHPNDTAMRNHAYKQGQALYAAVGATRTFPTPPYPSTHNLGTNRMSEKASDGVVNKHGQAHDIKNLFVSDGSQFTTGAAENPTLTIVSLAIRQADYIAEQMSAKTI; this comes from the coding sequence ATGGCAGCACCATTTGATCTGAAAAACGATGGCGTGGTCGTCATCATCGGCTCGGGCGCCGGCGGCGGCACGCTTGGCAATGAACTCGCCCAGAAGGGCATCGACGTCGTCATCCTGGAAGCCGGCGCACGTCACGAATTCGAGGATTTCATCAACGACGAGTGGGATTCGTTCTCCCAGCTTGCCTGGACGGACAAGCGCACCACGTCGGGCGACTGGCGGGTGGCCAAGGACTTTCCCAATCTACCGGCCTGGATCGTCAAGTCGGTCGGCGGTTCGACCACACACTGGGCGGGCGCCTCGCTGCGCATACAGGAGCACGAATTCAAGACGCTGACCAACTACGGCAAGCTTGAAGGCGCCAACCTGCTCGACTGGCCAATCACTCTGGCCGACCTTGAGCCTTACTATGCCAAGGCCGAAGACAAGATGGGGGTGACGCGCACCAACAACATTCCCGGTCTGCCCGGCAACAATAATTTCAAGGTGATGAAGGCCGGTGCCGACAAGCTCGGCTACAAGGAATGCCATACCGGCCGGATGGCGATCAATTCCGAACCGCGCGACGACCGCAACTCCTGCCAGCAGACCGGGTTCTGCTTCCAGGGCTGCAAATGGGGCGCCAAATGGTCGACGCTCTACACCGAAATCCCGAAGGGCGAGGCGACCGGACATCTCGAAGTCCGCCCGAACGCCATGGTGATCAAGATCAACCATGATGATTCAGGCAAGGTGACCGGCGTCGTTTATGCCGACAAGGACGGCAAACTGCAGGAGCAGAAAGCCCGCATCGTCGCCGTTGCCGGCAACTCGATCGAGAGCCCGCGGCTGTTGCTGAACTCAGCCTCATCCAAGTTCCCGGATGGTCTGGCGAATTCGTCGGGGCAGGTGGGCAAGAACTACATGCGCCACACCACCGGCTCGGTCTATGCGATCTTCGACAAGCCGGTGCACATGTATCGCGGCACCACCATGGCCGGCATCATCCGCGATGAGGCACGGCACGACCCGTCACGCGGCTTCGTTGGCGGCTATGAATTCGAGACGCTGTCGCTTGGCCTGCCATTCATGGCCGCCTTCCTTGATCCGGGCGGCTGGGGCCGGTCCTTCACCACCGCCCTCGACCATTACGATCATATGGCAGGCTTGTGGATTGTGGGTGAAGACATGCCGCGCGAGGAAAACCGCATCACGCTGCATGCCGACATGAAGGATGACCACGGCATGCCGATCGCTGATGTGCATTTCGACGATCATCCCAACGACACCGCCATGCGCAACCATGCCTACAAGCAAGGCCAGGCACTCTATGCCGCCGTCGGCGCAACCCGGACCTTCCCGACGCCGCCTTATCCCTCGACGCACAATCTCGGCACCAACCGGATGAGCGAGAAGGCATCCGATGGCGTCGTCAACAAGCATGGCCAGGCGCATGACATCAAGAACCTGTTCGTGTCTGACGGCAGCCAGTTCACCACGGGTGCTGCTGAAAATCCGACACTGACGATCGTGTCGCTGGCGATCCGACAGGCCGACTACATCGCCGAACAGATGTCGGCGAAGACCATCTAG
- a CDS encoding PhoX family phosphatase yields the protein MANTPSSSSPVIRDVIAERVSRRTLLKGSLASGALIAGGSFVGSLFAGETHVAAALSTLGFPELKRVYDKTHAAAEGYETTVVARWGDPLVAGLPDFNGNAVTADEQEKRFGYNCDYIAFLPLPKGTVNSDHGLLCVNNEYISPNVMFPGMTEDGAGKVMSKEQVDLGMAAMGHSIVEVLLTDGKWSMVEDSPLNRRITANTEMTVSGPVAGHALMKTSADATGTKVLGTSYNCSGGFTPWGTVLTCEEGVSDLFGGDPKKAPTADLLGRYGFDGGDIYGRGRFHDRFNLDKEPNEANRFDWVVEIDPYDPSSKPVKRTALGRMSHEASTVVLNKDGRVVVYMGDDDYFEYMYRFVSAKAYDPANPASAKDLLDDGVLSVARYDANGSMTWLPLVHGQGKLTAENGFADQAEVLLKTRFAADALGATPMDRPEDIETNPVTGRVYAVMTKNKKRDQSKVNPANTRPENLWGHIVELIPPGGRGADADHTAEKYAWDLFVLCGNPKDAAVGATFHPDTSENGWFVCPDNITFDPAGRLWVATDGANDFGLPDGVYGVDTEGAARGLPKLLFTCPHGAEATGPCFTPDGTTLFLSVQHPAEDAETLDKAQTLWPDFKDGQLPRPSVVAIRRKDGLPVGA from the coding sequence ATGGCCAACACCCCGTCTTCATCCTCCCCTGTCATTCGCGACGTCATCGCCGAGCGCGTATCGCGCCGGACTCTCCTGAAGGGCAGCCTTGCTTCTGGCGCCCTGATCGCCGGCGGCAGCTTCGTTGGTTCGCTGTTCGCTGGCGAGACCCATGTCGCGGCCGCTCTTTCGACGCTCGGCTTTCCCGAATTGAAGCGCGTCTACGACAAGACGCACGCCGCCGCCGAGGGCTATGAAACGACTGTTGTGGCGCGCTGGGGCGACCCGCTCGTTGCCGGCCTGCCGGATTTCAATGGCAACGCCGTCACTGCCGACGAGCAGGAAAAGCGTTTTGGCTACAACTGCGACTACATCGCCTTTCTGCCGCTGCCGAAAGGCACCGTGAATTCCGACCACGGCCTGCTCTGCGTCAACAACGAGTATATTTCGCCCAACGTCATGTTCCCCGGCATGACCGAGGACGGCGCAGGCAAGGTGATGAGTAAGGAACAGGTGGATCTCGGCATGGCCGCCATGGGCCATTCGATCGTCGAAGTGCTTTTGACGGACGGCAAGTGGTCGATGGTCGAGGACAGCCCGCTCAACCGCCGCATCACCGCCAACACCGAGATGACCGTATCCGGTCCTGTCGCGGGTCACGCCCTGATGAAAACCTCGGCTGACGCAACCGGCACGAAAGTGCTCGGCACAAGTTACAATTGCAGCGGAGGCTTTACGCCCTGGGGCACTGTGCTGACCTGCGAGGAAGGCGTGTCCGATCTTTTCGGCGGCGACCCGAAGAAAGCACCAACCGCCGATCTCCTCGGCCGCTATGGCTTCGATGGCGGCGACATCTATGGCCGTGGCCGCTTCCACGACCGCTTCAATCTCGACAAGGAACCGAACGAGGCCAACCGGTTCGACTGGGTGGTCGAGATCGACCCCTATGACCCCAGTTCCAAGCCGGTGAAGCGCACCGCGCTCGGCCGCATGTCGCACGAGGCATCCACGGTGGTCCTCAACAAGGATGGCCGGGTCGTCGTCTACATGGGCGACGACGACTATTTCGAATACATGTACCGTTTCGTCTCGGCCAAGGCCTACGATCCGGCCAATCCGGCTTCGGCCAAGGATCTGCTGGACGATGGCGTGTTGTCCGTTGCCCGCTATGACGCCAACGGTTCCATGACATGGCTGCCGCTGGTTCACGGCCAGGGCAAACTCACCGCCGAGAACGGCTTTGCCGACCAGGCGGAAGTGCTGCTGAAGACGCGTTTCGCGGCCGACGCGCTCGGTGCAACGCCGATGGATCGTCCCGAGGACATCGAGACCAATCCGGTGACCGGCCGCGTCTACGCGGTGATGACCAAGAACAAGAAGCGTGACCAGTCGAAGGTCAACCCGGCCAACACACGTCCCGAAAACCTCTGGGGCCATATTGTCGAGCTGATCCCGCCCGGCGGCCGTGGTGCCGATGCCGACCACACCGCGGAGAAATACGCGTGGGACCTGTTCGTGCTCTGCGGCAACCCCAAGGACGCGGCCGTTGGCGCCACTTTCCATCCGGACACGTCGGAAAACGGCTGGTTTGTCTGCCCCGACAACATCACCTTCGATCCGGCTGGCCGGCTCTGGGTGGCGACCGACGGCGCCAACGACTTCGGCCTGCCGGACGGCGTCTATGGCGTCGACACGGAAGGCGCGGCGCGCGGCCTGCCGAAGCTTCTGTTCACCTGCCCGCATGGTGCCGAGGCAACCGGACCCTGCTTCACGCCCGATGGCACGACGCTGTTCCTCTCGGTCCAGCATCCAGCCGAGGACGCCGAGACACTCGACAAGGCGCAGACGCTGTGGCCCGACTTCAAGGACGGTCAACTGCCACGCCCTTCGGTTGTCGCCATCCGCCGCAAGGACGGTCTACCGGTCGGGGCATAG
- the urtA gene encoding urea ABC transporter substrate-binding protein, translating into MRGSFSTITKMFSVSAVAAGLMMSVPARAADDTIKVGILHSLSGTMAISETTLKDAMLMLIDEQNAKGGLLGKKLEAVVVDPASNWPLFAEKARELISKDKVAAVFGCWTSVSRKSVLPVFSELDNILFYPVQYEGEESERNVFYTGAAPNQQAIPAVDYLMSADGGSVKRWVLEGTDYVYPRTTNKILEAYLKAKGVAAEDIMTNYTPFGFSDWQTEVSAIKKFGSAGKKTAVVSTVNGDANVPFYKELGNQGVKAEDIPVMAFSVGEEELAGLDTAPLVGHLAAWNYFESVDTPENKKFIADWHKFIKNDKRTTNDPMEAHYIGFNMWVKAVEKAGTTDPDKVIDAMVGVSVPNLTGGYSTMMPNHHITKPVLIGEIQADGQFETVSRTPGLVMGDEWSDYLPDSKDLISDWRAPLSCGNFNVATGKCGGKGTN; encoded by the coding sequence ATGAGGGGCAGTTTCTCGACAATAACAAAGATGTTTTCGGTCAGCGCCGTCGCCGCCGGCCTGATGATGTCCGTTCCAGCAAGGGCGGCGGACGATACGATCAAGGTCGGTATTCTCCATTCGCTTTCGGGGACCATGGCGATCTCGGAGACGACCTTGAAGGACGCGATGCTGATGCTCATCGACGAGCAGAATGCGAAGGGCGGCCTGCTCGGCAAGAAGCTTGAGGCGGTGGTTGTCGATCCGGCATCCAACTGGCCGCTGTTCGCCGAAAAGGCGCGTGAGCTGATCTCGAAGGACAAGGTCGCGGCGGTGTTCGGCTGCTGGACCTCGGTGTCGCGTAAGTCGGTGTTGCCGGTCTTCTCCGAGCTCGACAACATCCTGTTCTACCCCGTCCAGTACGAGGGCGAGGAAAGCGAGCGCAACGTGTTCTACACGGGTGCGGCGCCAAACCAGCAGGCCATTCCGGCTGTCGACTATCTGATGAGCGCCGATGGCGGCTCGGTGAAGCGCTGGGTGCTTGAAGGCACCGACTATGTCTATCCGCGCACCACCAACAAGATCCTCGAAGCCTATCTGAAGGCCAAGGGCGTCGCGGCCGAAGACATCATGACCAACTACACGCCGTTCGGATTCTCCGACTGGCAGACCGAGGTTTCGGCGATCAAGAAATTCGGCTCGGCCGGCAAGAAGACCGCTGTCGTCTCGACGGTCAACGGTGACGCCAACGTGCCGTTCTACAAGGAGCTTGGCAACCAGGGCGTCAAGGCCGAGGACATCCCGGTCATGGCCTTCTCGGTTGGCGAGGAAGAGCTTGCCGGTCTCGATACGGCGCCGCTGGTCGGCCATCTCGCCGCCTGGAACTATTTCGAGAGCGTCGATACGCCCGAGAACAAGAAGTTCATCGCCGATTGGCACAAATTCATCAAGAACGACAAGCGCACCACCAATGACCCGATGGAAGCCCACTACATCGGCTTCAACATGTGGGTGAAGGCGGTCGAGAAGGCCGGCACCACCGATCCCGACAAGGTCATCGATGCGATGGTCGGCGTTTCCGTGCCGAACCTGACCGGCGGCTACTCGACCATGATGCCGAACCATCACATCACCAAGCCGGTGCTGATTGGCGAAATCCAGGCTGACGGCCAGTTCGAGACGGTGTCGCGGACACCCGGCCTGGTGATGGGCGACGAGTGGTCCGACTACCTGCCAGACTCCAAGGACCTGATCTCCGATTGGCGCGCGCCCTTGTCTTGCGGCAACTTCAACGTTGCCACCGGCAAATGCGGCGGCAAGGGAACCAATTGA